GACCAACCTACTGTAATAAATACGATGGCCAGAATATTTACGAATGGATGTTCGACGGCCAATAGACGACCAGCAGAGGTAAGACCACCCATGCCAAATTCTTGGAGGGCACTAAAGCCGCTTGGAGATATAAAGTAAAGTATAAGGCCAATCAGTAACTGAATATGACAAAGAATCAATGCAAAGAGGCTAAGTCTCAAATCCTTGCCCATATTAAAAATTCTCTTTCCCATTAGCCCCGTAATAGCGTTTGCAACTGCCAAAAATAAAACCGCAAGTGCTACATAGGCCATATAGGAATGTAAGACCTGTATCCATTGGTATCCTAGGCTTGCTTCTTCCATAAGTATCAAATTTAAGTTTTAAATGTACTCATTTTTAGGCATAAAAAAAGCCCCACTTTTCAGTGAGGCTTCTTATCCAAATGTAATAGATATTGTTTCTTAATTAAAAATATACCTAAGACCCAATTGTGCCTGCCACCTAGACGATTGCAATCCGAAATCGTCCAATTGCTCAATATTCGGCGTACCGTCAGCATTAACATCACCATCATTGATTGAGAATACGGGAGTTCCAGAAGTAGAAACAGTTTGCAAAGGACTAACATTGCCTGCAATAAACTTTCTTTTACCCCAATCCTTGTTCAATAAATTGGTGAAGTTGAAAATATCGGCTGAGATTTGGAATGTATGCTTCTTGTTTCCAATGTCAAAGGAGAAATCCTGAAGTAATTTTAAATCTACAACATGACTCCACGGTCCTCGTGTGGCATTTCTTTCGGCATAGCCACCTCTATTCTCCCTTAAATACTCCAAACTATTAATAAAGGTTTCCAAACGGGCATACTGCGCAGCTTGTTCAGCAGCATCGCCGGAGAAAACAATTTCAGAGGCACTAGCAGGAATATACATTAAAGCGTTATCCCTAGAATCATCGTTCAACAAATCACGCCCCTCTCTATAAGTAAAGCTATAAGGTCCGCTCTGGACTCCTTCGTAAAAGAGACCAAAAGTGGTTTTAACATTATCACTCCATGCCAATTCATAGGATACATTAGCTGATATTCTATTTCCTAAAGCGAAATCTGATCTGGATACAGGAATATTTGAGTTCTTACCATTTACAGTCTGGATATTTCTCCATTGCGAACTGTTCTGTGAAGAAGTACCGTCGAAAACTTTATTAGATTCTCCAAAACTATATGAAACCTGCCCTGAAAAACCATTCTGAAAAGGTTTTCTTAAACTGAAAGTAAGGTTGGTTGCATCTCCGCCTCCAGTATTTGATGCCAAGATGATTCTCTGATAGGTGTCATCTATTTCGTCTCCTCTATCATAGAAAGGTCTATTATCTGCTCCATCATAAAATCCAACTGGACCTCTTAAATTAAGATTTTCATAGTAGATGTCAGTTATAACATCAGTATAAAGGAAATCAACGGACCCTATCAAATTCCAAATAGGAAGCTTTTGATCAATGGCCACATTATATTTTACTACTTGCGGTAGTTTAAAATCTTCTGCGATTAAATCAATATTTCCGCCAACTCCACCTGTACCAGGAGCGGGATCTTCAAATTGACTGTTAACATCCGCAACAAAAGGCTGTCCAAATTCAAAATTGAATCCCCCTGTTACACCGTTATTATTGTATGTCCCACCAGGCCACACTAACGGAAGTCTAGAAGTAAATACACCGATACCACCACGTATTTGCGTGGTTCTATCGCCATTTACATCCCAATTGAATCCAAGCCTTGGAGCAAAGTGGGCAATTCCTTGAACACCTTGACCTACTTTAGCACCTTGTAAGTTTTTGCCTTGAGCTTCCAATAGAGGGATTGTTCTATTGTTAAAATCTTCATTTACGGTGCCGTCTTTCCAATAAGGAATATCGATACGTGCTCCTAAAGTTGCTTTGAAATTATCTGATAATTGAATATCGTCCTGAACGTAAAAACCAGCTTGGAAGGTTTTGAAATCAGCAGAGCCAGCAGACTCGTCACCTACAGTCCCATCTCCAACTAAAGAATAACCATGTTGGTATACATCTGCATCTTGTCCTGTAAGGAATTGGTTTAAACCTGATGAAATTAAGTCTCCTGCATCATTAAATTGATCCTCAAAAGTGTAATCTCCATAGTTGAAGGCAAAGAACAAGTTTTTAATGTTTGCGAATTCTAAATTAGCGCCCAAAGTGACCGTATGTTTTCCAGCGTAAATCTCAAAGTTATTGGTAATTGTTGTTAAATCTGTGTTCAACAAATTGGCCGTGGAAAATGGTTCTGAACCAAACTCTATATTTCCACCACCGTCTTGTATTCCTACGGTTGGGAATGGTGATCCTAATGGATCTCTATCGTCTCTAACAGAAGTATGGGTCAGAATCAAATTATTTGAATACTTATTCCCAAAAGTTGAGTTTAATTCCAAAGCTGTAGAATTGGTTGTTGTTAAAAATGATTCAGAACCATTTATAAACCCAATAAATCTATTACCGGAACTTCTAGCTTCTAAATTATCACCCTGCACATACCCGTGCCTTAAAGACAATTTATGATTTTCATTTATGTTCCAATCTAACTTAGCTGTTACCTTATTACTTTCCAAAGTTCTGGTATTAGCGTCAAATATTCCAGGGTTGTAACCATATGTAGATTGCAAAAAGTTACTTAGGCCATCAATATCAGCTTGTGAAGAACGCCCAGTATAATTGCTGAAATTAAAAGGTTGCGGCGTTTCATCATCTTGACGTTCGTAATTCAAGAAAAAGAACAATTTATCCTTCACCAAAGGACCACCTACCCTCAATCCATAAGTCAAAGCACTGAATTCATCAACTTTTTCCCTTTCTTCTCCATCACCAACCAATGAAGGCGGAGTTTTTCCCACTAAACTTTCATTTCTTACGAAACCATAAACTGATCCTTCCCAATCGTTGGTACCTGAACGCGTAATGGCGTTAATGGAACCTCCAGAGAAACCAGATTGTCTTACATCAAAGGGAGCTATATTCACTTGGAATGATGCAATTGCATCAACAGAAAAAGGATTAACTCCTGTTTGGCCGCCATTTGTTCCCGAACCCGCTAAACCAAATACGTCATTATTAGCAGCACCATCAATATAAACTGCATTATACCTGTTGTTCTGTCCTGCTAAAGAAATTGAAAATCCGTCATTCCCCTCAGTAATCTGAGCTTGTGGCGTAATACGTACAAAATCAGCTATTGACCTAGAAGCAGCTGGCAAGGTATTAATGTCTCTCTGGGAAACATTGGTTGAAGAACCTGTTCTATTAGAACTGAACCCATCATTTACCCCAGTCACCACAACTTCGTCTAAAGCGGTGGCCGATTCCGATAACGCTACATTGAACCTTTCCGTTTGACCTAAGTTCAAATACACATCTTCTCTTACGAAATCTGTAAATCCAACATAAGAAACTGAGATTTTATATGGTCCTCCAACCCGCATATTTGGAATTCTGAAAAAACCGTCATAATCTGTAATCGCACCGTATGTACTTCCAGAAGGAACGTGAACGGCAACTACATTGGCTCCTAAAAGTGGTTCTTCGGAAGCATCTGTTACTTTACCACCAATAGCTGATGTTGTAACACCTTGTGAGAATGCTGTCGCAACCAATAAGAAGGCTGCCATAGCTAAATAAATTTTTTTCATTTTCTAGTGTGTGTTAATTTTTAACTTGCTGCAAAAGTCCTGTATTTTAGAACTTCCAACGTTAAGAGAACGTTAAATTAGTCGGGGCAAATTTAATGAAAATGAATTAAATCGCTGCTGTGAATGAAGATGTTATGGGATTTTAAGGATTATTACAGAACCCTTGAACTATCTCTTAAAATATTGCAAAAGTCGCAGTGTAGAATTATCATGATCAGCAATTTCAGAACCCTCGATATCCTTGAGGATGGTTCCGGCCAATTGTTTTCCTAACTCAACTCCCCATTGATCAAAACTAAATATGTTCCAAATGACTCCTTGAACGAATATTTTATGCTCGTAAAGCGCTATTAAAGAACCCAGACTTTTAGGCGTAAGTTTGTCTATCAACAAAGTATTGGTTGGTTTGTTGCCGTCAAAAACTTTGAACGGCGCAAGGTTTTTAATTTCCCGATCCGAGCTCCCCTTTTCTTTTAATTCACTTTTTGCCTCTGCTAAAGTCTTACCGTTCATTAACGCTTCAGTTTGGGCAAAGAAATTGGCCATCAATTTGTTATGATGGTCCATATCGCCATGTAAAGGATGTTTAAAGCCGATAAAATCGGTCGGAATCAATTTTGTTCCTTGATGGATCAATTGGAAAAAAGCATGCTGTGAATTGGTGCCAGGTTCGCCCCAAATAATAGTCCCGGTCTCATAACCGACCTTTTCTCCGCTACGGTCTACGCTTTTACCGTTACTTTCCATAATTCCCTGTTGCAGATAAGCCGAAAACCTACTCAAATATTGGGTATATGGTATGATGGCTTCCGTTTCCGCACCATAAAAATTATTGTACCACACGCTGACCAGTGCCATGATTACAGGCATATTTTCAGAAAACGGGGCCTCCTTAAAATGAACGTCCATTTCATTAGCACCTTCCAACATACCATCAAAATTCTCAAAGCCAACCGCCAATGCGATGGACAGTCCAACGGCACTCCACAACGAGAACCTGCCACCAACCCAGTCCCACATCGGGAATACATTATCAGAAGTAATTCCGAAATCTGCGATGGCTTCCGTATTTGTTGATACTGCAGCAAAGTGCTTAGCGATATCTTCTTGGGAAGCATATTCTAGAAACCACTTCTTAATCGTAGTGGCGTTACTTAATGTTTCTTGTGTCGTAAAAGTTTTGGAAACGACCACGAACAAAGTTGTCTCCGGGTGGACCGTTTTTAAAACTTCCCTAACATGGTCCCCGTCCACATTGCTCACAAAATGTACGTTAAGGTGATTTTTATAATATTTAAGCGCCTCCGTTACCATGCCGGGACCTAAATCCGAACCGCCAATTCCTATATTTACGACATCCGTGAACGTTTTTCCTGTAAATCCTTTTTTTGAACCATCAATTATTGAATCTGTAAAACTTTTTATGCGTTCTTTAACGGCATAAACTTCAGGAACAACATTAGCGCCGTCGACAATGAGCGCATCGTTCTTTTTAGCTCTTAATGCCGTATGCAATACTGCTCTATTCTCGGTTTCATTAATAAGGTCTCCTTGAAAATATTTAGCAATGGCATCTTTGAGCGCTACCTCCTCGGCCAGTTGAACCAACAATTTCATTGTTTTGGTAGTAATTCTGTTTTTGGAAAAATCCAAAAGGAAATCCTTCCATTCCAAACTGAATTCTTGGGCTCTATTAGCGTCCGAAGCAAATAAATCCTTTAAATGAGAATTTTTGGTATCCGAAAAATGTTGTGTTAGGCTTGCCCACGACTTCGTGGTGGTTGGATTAATTTTGTGTAGTGGCATTTTGTTCATTGAGTGTTAACAAATCCTCTTCCTCGATAGGTTTTTCGGGATACTCTATGCAATCCAACTGATCCTTTTTTGGAGTAATATAAGCATAGTAGTCCGGCCTTAATTCTTCTGCTAAAGGTTCTGCCAAAGGTAGTTCTTCCCTTAACGGATCTACCTGCCTTCCATTTTTCCAAAAACGATAGCATACATGGGGACCACCTGTATTACCTGTCATCCCTATCCAACCAATTACATCCCCCTGCCTTACAAATTCGCCTCTTTTCACCTTTTGGTTCTTCATATGCAAGTATTGCGTGGAATAAGTGCCGTTATGTCTAATCTTTACATATTTACCGTTACCACCACGTCTTGTAGACTCTGTTACCGTACCATCTGCCGTAGCTAAAATAGGCGTGCCAATAGGTGCTGCATAGTCCGTACCCTTATGCGGACGCAGCTTGTAACCGTAGTAACGGATACGCCTTTTTAAATTATAGCGCGATGAAATTCTACTGAATTGTACGGGAGCCCTCAGGAAGGTTCTTCTCAAATTGTTTGCTTCCTCATCAAAATAATCTACAATATTCTTTAGAGAATCATTTTCGTAGGCAAAGGCGTAAATGGGGCGTCCGTTATGTTCAAAATAGGCCACCTCTATAGGTTCGGCACCAGCATAAATGGTATCGTTAATATATTTTTCCTTATAAATGACTTTGAACTTATCTCCTTTTTGAAGTCTGAAGAAATCAATGGTCCAAGCATAAATCTCTGATAGATTATTGGTTACGTTGTAATCTATTCCCTGATCTAAAATGGCTTCCGACAAAGAAGTCTCTATAACCCCAGCAGCCTCCCTCTCCACATATTTTACCTTTTTCTTACTTCTGTAAGCATTTACACTGTCCCTAAAGTCAACCACAGTATAATTTATCGGGTCATTTTCATAAATAAAGACCTGGGCCTGTTCCAAGGTATCTTTAGATTTTAAAATAAGATAAGGTTTACCTGCCCTTATTTTGCGAACATCAAAGGTATCCTTGAAGTTTTCCGATAGCTTAACGATTTTTGGATAGTCAACGTGGTTTTGAATCATTAACTCGCCAAAACTGTCACCCCGTTTTACAGTATCTGCCTTAACGTTAAAATCTTGAAGATTAAAGCCAAAATGGGTTACCACAGGTTCCTCGATAGGACTTATTTTTGGGGAGGTATGCTCTATTTCTTGATTTTTATCTTCCCCACAGGATACCATTAAGGTCAATGCCATTAATATTATGCCCCAATATTTTTGCATTCTCAATTACTTATTTTATTGGGGTTAAAGATATGGTCTACCCATTGTTTTCCCCAATCATTTAACTCTTGGTTTGTATATAGTTTAGGAAAAAATACAATTTTTTGAAAACTGGGCGGAAGATACTCCTTCCAGTTTGTGCCGCCAGTGGCCTTTAAATCCCCGGATTCCTTTCCGAGATAACGATGTGCGGAGCCCATGTGCATTAGCGGCCAGTTTACGTTTGCATTTAAATCCAGACTCTTTAACGAATTTACGAGCTCATTATTTTGCCTAAGTTCCGGTGGCAGATCTAAATATTTATGGTAAATCGTATTGTTCTTTACTTGCTTTGCGATTCTTATGAGTCTGGGAGTATACCGGTATTCAAATTGCTTTAAAGTCAATGTTTTTTCTCCGGTGGAACTATCCGTTGCTCCACTTTTCCAATAGATATTTTCGTAAAGTTCTTCAATAGTGTTCCTTGAGGAAAACTCCTCACGTTTGGACTGATGTACCAAATTTTCCATGGGTGTTGCGTAGAGCTCAATCATTCTAAACTGTGCAGATTGGAAACCACTTGCCGGAAGTAATGCCATGCGATATTGTAAGAACTGCTCCCGTTCCATTCCCTTTATCATGATTCCAAAAGAAGAAATCAAGGCAGAATAATAACTGTTGATACGCCTTACCTTTTCAATAAAAAAATCCAGCTTCTGAGATTTGTCGTCTACCAGTTGTTTTTGTTCATGTAGAATGAGCTTAAAATACAACTCCGTAATCTGATGGTACATGATGAAAATTTCCTCGTCTGGAAAATACGTCCGGGGTACTTGTAAACTTAGTAGTGTATCCAAATGGATGTAGTCCCAATAGGTAAGATAACGTTGGTAGAGTAACCCGTCTAGGTAAGCGTTGAGGTCTTGTCCTGAATCCTTATATTTTTCTTCAAGTTTAGAGATTTGAGATTGGATTCGCTCCTTGTCCTTCATTTCGTGTTAGTCCATTAATATCTTAAATTGATGTTTTAGACCATTGTACCCATCCAAATCGGCCTTGATGGAGCCAACTGCTAAATCGGCCTTTATCCGTATTGGAATTCTATTATCATCGTTAGATACCCAAAGCGACAAACTTTCTTGTTCTTTAAAGACCCTTCCGGATTGCACTAGTGGTCTAAACTTAAGACATTCCACTTTCCCATATTTGGTTCTCACGGTTTCCTTTCCCAAATACTTCAGCTTAAAAGTAAAAATACCGTCGTCGTCATAAAGCATTTTTAAATCTATGGCTTCGCCCTTTGTCAAATCCTCAGGCTCGTAATTATTTCTAAGAAAATAAAAAG
This sequence is a window from Maribacter aestuarii. Protein-coding genes within it:
- the pgi gene encoding glucose-6-phosphate isomerase, with translation MPLHKINPTTTKSWASLTQHFSDTKNSHLKDLFASDANRAQEFSLEWKDFLLDFSKNRITTKTMKLLVQLAEEVALKDAIAKYFQGDLINETENRAVLHTALRAKKNDALIVDGANVVPEVYAVKERIKSFTDSIIDGSKKGFTGKTFTDVVNIGIGGSDLGPGMVTEALKYYKNHLNVHFVSNVDGDHVREVLKTVHPETTLFVVVSKTFTTQETLSNATTIKKWFLEYASQEDIAKHFAAVSTNTEAIADFGITSDNVFPMWDWVGGRFSLWSAVGLSIALAVGFENFDGMLEGANEMDVHFKEAPFSENMPVIMALVSVWYNNFYGAETEAIIPYTQYLSRFSAYLQQGIMESNGKSVDRSGEKVGYETGTIIWGEPGTNSQHAFFQLIHQGTKLIPTDFIGFKHPLHGDMDHHNKLMANFFAQTEALMNGKTLAEAKSELKEKGSSDREIKNLAPFKVFDGNKPTNTLLIDKLTPKSLGSLIALYEHKIFVQGVIWNIFSFDQWGVELGKQLAGTILKDIEGSEIADHDNSTLRLLQYFKR
- a CDS encoding TonB-dependent receptor, giving the protein MKKIYLAMAAFLLVATAFSQGVTTSAIGGKVTDASEEPLLGANVVAVHVPSGSTYGAITDYDGFFRIPNMRVGGPYKISVSYVGFTDFVREDVYLNLGQTERFNVALSESATALDEVVVTGVNDGFSSNRTGSSTNVSQRDINTLPAASRSIADFVRITPQAQITEGNDGFSISLAGQNNRYNAVYIDGAANNDVFGLAGSGTNGGQTGVNPFSVDAIASFQVNIAPFDVRQSGFSGGSINAITRSGTNDWEGSVYGFVRNESLVGKTPPSLVGDGEEREKVDEFSALTYGLRVGGPLVKDKLFFFLNYERQDDETPQPFNFSNYTGRSSQADIDGLSNFLQSTYGYNPGIFDANTRTLESNKVTAKLDWNINENHKLSLRHGYVQGDNLEARSSGNRFIGFINGSESFLTTTNSTALELNSTFGNKYSNNLILTHTSVRDDRDPLGSPFPTVGIQDGGGNIEFGSEPFSTANLLNTDLTTITNNFEIYAGKHTVTLGANLEFANIKNLFFAFNYGDYTFEDQFNDAGDLISSGLNQFLTGQDADVYQHGYSLVGDGTVGDESAGSADFKTFQAGFYVQDDIQLSDNFKATLGARIDIPYWKDGTVNEDFNNRTIPLLEAQGKNLQGAKVGQGVQGIAHFAPRLGFNWDVNGDRTTQIRGGIGVFTSRLPLVWPGGTYNNNGVTGGFNFEFGQPFVADVNSQFEDPAPGTGGVGGNIDLIAEDFKLPQVVKYNVAIDQKLPIWNLIGSVDFLYTDVITDIYYENLNLRGPVGFYDGADNRPFYDRGDEIDDTYQRIILASNTGGGDATNLTFSLRKPFQNGFSGQVSYSFGESNKVFDGTSSQNSSQWRNIQTVNGKNSNIPVSRSDFALGNRISANVSYELAWSDNVKTTFGLFYEGVQSGPYSFTYREGRDLLNDDSRDNALMYIPASASEIVFSGDAAEQAAQYARLETFINSLEYLRENRGGYAERNATRGPWSHVVDLKLLQDFSFDIGNKKHTFQISADIFNFTNLLNKDWGKRKFIAGNVSPLQTVSTSGTPVFSINDGDVNADGTPNIEQLDDFGLQSSRWQAQLGLRYIFN
- a CDS encoding tryptophan 2,3-dioxygenase family protein — its product is MKDKERIQSQISKLEEKYKDSGQDLNAYLDGLLYQRYLTYWDYIHLDTLLSLQVPRTYFPDEEIFIMYHQITELYFKLILHEQKQLVDDKSQKLDFFIEKVRRINSYYSALISSFGIMIKGMEREQFLQYRMALLPASGFQSAQFRMIELYATPMENLVHQSKREEFSSRNTIEELYENIYWKSGATDSSTGEKTLTLKQFEYRYTPRLIRIAKQVKNNTIYHKYLDLPPELRQNNELVNSLKSLDLNANVNWPLMHMGSAHRYLGKESGDLKATGGTNWKEYLPPSFQKIVFFPKLYTNQELNDWGKQWVDHIFNPNKISN
- a CDS encoding peptidoglycan DD-metalloendopeptidase family protein, translated to MQKYWGIILMALTLMVSCGEDKNQEIEHTSPKISPIEEPVVTHFGFNLQDFNVKADTVKRGDSFGELMIQNHVDYPKIVKLSENFKDTFDVRKIRAGKPYLILKSKDTLEQAQVFIYENDPINYTVVDFRDSVNAYRSKKKVKYVEREAAGVIETSLSEAILDQGIDYNVTNNLSEIYAWTIDFFRLQKGDKFKVIYKEKYINDTIYAGAEPIEVAYFEHNGRPIYAFAYENDSLKNIVDYFDEEANNLRRTFLRAPVQFSRISSRYNLKRRIRYYGYKLRPHKGTDYAAPIGTPILATADGTVTESTRRGGNGKYVKIRHNGTYSTQYLHMKNQKVKRGEFVRQGDVIGWIGMTGNTGGPHVCYRFWKNGRQVDPLREELPLAEPLAEELRPDYYAYITPKKDQLDCIEYPEKPIEEEDLLTLNEQNATTQN